One stretch of Prunus persica cultivar Lovell chromosome G1, Prunus_persica_NCBIv2, whole genome shotgun sequence DNA includes these proteins:
- the LOC18788947 gene encoding random slug protein 5, with protein MESSNGKESVMSMEINEGMEVNEGIEESNFESNEIERNKMGIMRALVEREDPSSKDVDDFMIRRFLRARDLDIEKASTLFLKYLSWRKSFVPNGSISESEIPRELAHNKLFMQGLDKTGRPIVVVFGGRHKRTKLEEFKRFVVYSLDKISARMPAGKEKFVSIADLEGWGYVNSDIRGYLAALSILQDCYPERLGKLYLVHVPYVFMTAWKMVYPFIDNKTKKKIVFVENKKLSSTLLSDIDESQLPDTYGGKLPLVPIQDC; from the exons atgGAGTCATCCAATGGGAAAGAGAGTGTGATGAGCATGGAAATAAATGAGGGGATGGAAGTAAATGAGGGGATCGAAGAATCAAACTTTGAAAGCAATGAGATTGAGAGGAACAAGATGGGCATCATGAGAGCTCTTGTGGAAAGGGAAGATCCCTCCTCCAAG GACGTGGATGATTTCATGATCCGGAGATTTCTGCGGGCACGTGATCTGGATATTGAGAAGGCTTCTACCCTGTTCCTCAAGTATCTGAGTTGGAGAAAGTCATTTGTGCCAAATGGTTCCATCTCAGAGTCAGAGATTCCAAGAGAGCTTGCTCATAACAAGCTGTTTATGCAAGGTCTGGACAAGACGGGACGCCCCATCGTCGTCGTTTTTGGTGGGAGGCATAAGCGCACCAAACTAGAGGAGTTCAAAC GTTTTGTAGTCTATAGCCTTGACAAAATAAGTGCCAG AATGCCAGCAGGCAAGGAAAAGTTTGTATCCATTGCAGATCTTGAAGGATGGGGATATGTCAATAGCGACATTCGTGGATACTTGGCAGCTCTGTCGATCTTGCAG GATTGCTACCCAGAAAGGCTTGGCAAGTTATATCTTGTTCATGTGCCTTACGTTTTCATGACGGCATGGAAGATGGTTTACCCATTTATTGACAACAAAACCAAGAAGAAG ATAGTTTTTGTTGAGAACAAAAAACTGAGCTCCACCCTGCTCAGTGATATTGATGAGAGCCAACTCCCAGATACATATGGAGGCAAATTGCCGTTAGTTCCTATCCAAGACTGCTAG
- the LOC18792381 gene encoding cytochrome b-c1 complex subunit Rieske-4, mitochondrial, with protein sequence MLRVAGRRLSSSAVAWRSSQTTPAFVSGSHPLFNNNDDSSPDGPSRSPNQFFFHSHFPSLIRGFSSEALAPGHDIGLISEIPATVAAVKNPSSKIVYDEYNHERYPPGDPSKRAFAYFILTGGRFVYASLIRLLVLKFVLSMSASKDVLALASLEVDLSSIEPGTTVTVKWRGKPVFIRRRTEDDIKLANSVDVQSLRDPQQDAERVKNPEWLVVVGVCTHLGCIPLPNAGDFGGWFCPCHGSHYDISGRIRKGPAPYNLEVPTYSFLSENKLLVG encoded by the exons atgctGCGAGTCGCGGGAAGAAGGCTTTCATCTTCTGCAGTGGCTTGGAGGTCGTCGCAGACAACCCCAGCCTTTGTCTCTGGATCTCATCCGCTTTTCAATAACAACGACGACTCTTCCCCCGATGGCCCTTCCAGATCCCCCAATCAATTTTTCTTCCATTCCCATTTTCCATCTCTGATCAGAG GATTTTCCTCTGAAGCCCTTGCTCCCGGACATGATATTGGTCTTATCTCAGAAATCCCAGCTACCGTGGCAGCTGTGAAGAATCCTTCTTCAAAAATTGTATATGATGAGTACAACCATGAAAGATATCCACCTGGTGACCCCAGCAAGCGGGCATTTGCTTATTTCATCTTGACAGGTGGCAGATTTGTGTATGCCTCCTTGATCCGGCTTCTGGTCCTCAAGTTTGTACTGAGCATGTCTGCCAGCAAAGATGTCCTTGCCCTTGCTTCCCTTGAGGTTGATCTGTCCAGCATTGAGCCTGGTACTACTGTTACTGTGAAGTGGAGGGGGAAGCCTGTTTTTATTAGGCGTAGGACTGAAGATGACATCAAGTTGGCTAATAGTGTAGATGTTCAGTCCCTTCGTGACCCCCAACAGGATGCAGAGAGGGTTAAGAATCCAGAATGGCTTGTTGTTGTTGGGGTCTGCACTCACTTAGGATGCATCCCCTTGCCAAATGCTGGTGATTTTGGTGGTTGGTTTTGCCCATGCCATGGTTCGCACTACGACATTTCTGGCAGGATCCGCAAGGGACCTGCACCATACAATCTAGAGGTACCCACTTACAGTTTTTTGAGTGAGAACAAGCTGCTGGTTGGATGA
- the LOC18789002 gene encoding glycine--tRNA ligase, mitochondrial 1 produces MRTLSAFITSSTSFGHCFFHRLTLRHSHKTLASPLAPCFRRHFTPTMAAPEDSLRKALADKQSEVENQGNQVRSLKAGKAAKSEIDAAIEALNALKLQKASIEKDLQATLSSADGSLNREAFRQAVSNTLERRLFYIKSFNIYGGVAGLYDYGPPGCAVKSNVLAFWRQHFVLEENMLEVDCPCVTPEVVLKASGHVEKFTDLMVKDEKTGTCYRADHLLKDFCNDKLQKDLNITAEKAKELKHVLAMLDDFSAEELGAKIKEYGIVSPDTKNPLSDPYPFNLMFQTSIGPSGLIPGYLRPETAQGIFVNFKDLYYYNGNKLPFAAAQIGQAFRNEISPRQGLLRVREFTLAEIEHFVDPEDKSHPKFSEVAELEFLMFPRELQMSGESAKAIRLDEAVAKGIVNNQTLGYFIGRVYLFLTRLGIDEKRLRFRQHLANEMAHYAADCWDAEIESSYGWIECVGIADRSAYDLRAHSEKSGEALVAHEKFPEPREVEVLVISPVKKEIGLAFKGSQKNVVEALESMKEKEAFALKADLESKGEVDFYVCTLGKNVSIKKNMVKISKEKKKEHQRVFTPSVIEPSFGIGRIIYCLFEHSYYTRASKAGNEQLNVFAFPSIVAPIKCTVFPLVQNQKYEDIAKDISKSLTVAGISHKIDITGTSIGKRYARTDELGVPFAITVDTTSSVTIRERDSKDQIRVDVKEAASVVKEVTEGLRSWADVWATFPHHSSASADE; encoded by the exons ATGCGTACACTCTCCGCCTTCATTACCTCATCGACTTCTTTTGGCCACTGTTTCTTCCATCGGCTCACTCTGCGCCACTCACACAAAACCCTAGCATCACCTCTAGCTCCCTGCTTCAGGCGCCACTTCACACCAACAATGGCTGCTCCAGAGGACTCGCTCCGCAAAGCCCTTGCCGATAAGCAATCGGAGGTCGAGAACCAAGGCAACCAGGTCCGATCTCTCAAAGCTGGCAAGGCGGCCAAGTCGGAGATTGATGCCGCCATTGAAGCCTTGAACGCGTTGAAGCTCCAGAAGGCTTCGATCGAAAAAGACCTTCAAGCCACATTGAGCAGCGCCGATGGCTCGCTCAACAGGGAGGCGTTCCGCCAAGCGGTATCTAATACGCTGGAACGGCGTCTGTTTTACATCAAATCTTTCAACATCTATGGTGGCGTTGCGGGACTCTATGACTATGGTCCGCCCGGTTGCGCCGTCAAGTCCAACGTCCTCGCATTTTGGCGTCAG CATTTTGTGCTTGAGGAGAACATGCTGGAAGTTGACTGTCCTTGTGTGACACCTGAGGTGGTTCTGAAGGCATCAGGACATGTCGAGAAATTCACTGATCTTATGGTTAAGGACGAGAAAACTGGGACTTGCTACCGGGCCGATCACTTGCTCAAGGATTTTTGTAATGATAAACTCCAGAAGGACCTAAACATTACTGCAGAGAAGGCCAAAGAGCTTAAACATGTACTTGCGATGTTAGACGACTTCTCAGCTGAAGAACTAGGTGCAAAGATAAAGGAGTATGGGATTGTATCCCCTGACACAAAGAATCCTTTATCCGATCCTTATCCATTCAACTTAATGTTTCAAACTTCAATTGGTCCATCTGGCTTGATCCCTGG GTACTTGCGTCCAGAAACTGCACAAGGCATCTTTGTGAATTTTAAAGACCTGTATTATTACAATGGCAACAAGCTACCATTTGCTGCAGCTCAAATTGGGCAGGCTTTTAGGAACGAG ATATCTCCTCGCCAAGGCCTTTTGAGAGTTCGGGAATTCACACTAGCAGAGATTGAGCACTTTGTGGATCCTGAAGATAAATCTCACCCAAAGTTTTCAGAAGTTGCAGAGTTGGAGTTTTTGATGTTCCCAAGGGAATTACAAATGTCGGGCGAATCTGCAAAGGCAATTCGATTGGATGAAGCAGTAGCTAAG GGAATAGTCAACAATCAAACTTTGGGCTACTTCATTGGCAGAGTGTATCTTTTCCTCACTCGTTTAGGTATAGACGAGAAACGATTGAGGTTTCGCCAGCATCTTGCAAATGAAATGGCTCACTATGCCGCTGATTGTTGGGATGCTGAGATTGAGAGTTCCTATGGCTGGATTGAGTGTGTTGGTATAGCTGATAGATCAGCATATGACTTGCGTGCTCATTCG GAGAAAAGTGGTGAAGCACTTGTGGCTCATGAAAAATTTCCAGAACCAAGAGAAGTAGAG GTATTGGTTATATCTCCAGTAAAGAAAGAGATCGGCCTTGCTTTCAAAGGGAGCCAAAAGAATGTAGTTGAAGCTTTGGAG tccatgaaagaaaaagaagctttCGCATTGAAAGCTGATTTAGAGTCGAAAGGGGAGGTGGATTTTTATGTCTGCACTCTGGGGAAAAATGTATCTATCAAGAAGAACATGgtgaaaatttcaaaggagaaaaagaaagaacaccAAAGAGTATTCACGCCCTCTGTAATCGAGCCTTCTTTTGGTATTGGGCGAATTATATATTGTCTTTTTGAGCATTCGTACTACACACGGGCGAGTAAAGCTGGGAATGAACAGTTAAATGTTTTTGCTTTCCCCTCAATTGTTGCACCTATTAAATGTACGGTTTTCCCACTCGTCCAAAATCAAAAGTATGAGGATATTGCTAAAGACATTTCCAAGTCATTGACTGTTGCTGGCATATCTCATAAAATTGATATTACAG GTACCTCAATTGGGAAACGTTATGCACGAACTGATGAACTGGGTGTACCTTTTGCAATCACGGTTGATACTACATCGTCTGTGacaatcagagagagagacagcaAGGATCAAATCCGTGTTGATGTGAAGGAAGCAGCATCTGTTGTGAAGGAGGTAACCGAGGGACTGAGGAGTTGGGCCGATGTGTGGGCGACTTTTCCCCATCATTCTTCTGCATCTGCGGATGAGTAG